One Triticum dicoccoides isolate Atlit2015 ecotype Zavitan chromosome 3B, WEW_v2.0, whole genome shotgun sequence genomic window, ttaattattttttcggGAAAACAATATTTTTAAATTTTGAACAATTTATCAAAAGCTCGAGCATTTTTTTGTAAAAGAAAAAAAATCGAATAAATGGAAATAAACCAAAAtacaaacagaaaaaggaaaagagcGCAGGTTTTCTAGAAAAACAATCAAATATCTAAAAATATATTCTCGAATTTGAAAAATGGTTCCTGAGCTTGAAAAAAGTTCAAGGGTTATGCAAAAAAAGTTGCAAATAAATTGAAAATGTTCAATAGGGTATTAgcaaaaaaactgattttttttgtggatttggaaaaagtatatgaaatttgaaAAAAAGGTCGCGAagttaaaaaatattcacaaatttgaaaaaagtttcgaATTTTTTGAAAATTTACGCATTTGAATAATTCCGAAAAGAAGTAGAACGGAAACAGAAACaggaaaaagtaaaaacaaaagaaTATAAAAACCCATGTAAAAACCGAATAAAAAAATAGCCggatagaaaaggaaaatcaaagtcTTTCTGTTTAGCGTACAAAGAAGAACTTAGACATAGGAGGTGAGGTATCCGAGGATGTTAAGTAAACCACGAGGTTGGGAGTTCAAATCCTACCTCATTTTTTGAaggttaaaaaagaaaaaaaaatgggcCAGGCCGAGAACGGATGGGTGTGACGGGTGGGCGGATCGGTTGTGTACGTCTACGTATAACTCATATGTGCCACATATGGAGATGGGTATACCTTATGGTGAAATGACCATATTGCCCTTATACGTTTTGTGAGCGGTGCAGGGAAAGAAAATACGAGGATGAACATTTGGCTCCTCAAACACCACCCGGTGGGTCCGTCTGCGTGTTAGGAAGAAATGGGTCGCTGATAACTGGTTAGGAAGGATATACTCTATATGAATTTTCTTAGGAGGAAGGAGATATGGTGGAGGGGCTTCCAGTTTTGGCGGTTGATCGAGAGGATCGAACATGAGATTCACCTAGGGCTATCCTTCTCGAATGGGAATGGCGGAGGGGCCATGTTTTTTGTTAGATGGTTGGGTGGACGAAACCCCTCTTTGCACGGGGTTCCCTTAGTTGTTTGCCATATGCGTGAATCCGTTGCTATTAATCTCAGAGGTAGTCCAAAATGGGCAATGAAACATCTTGTGTCATGGCTCATTTGGGTGTGAAGGTGTTAGAGTGATCCAATTTACTGGCGCCCCTACCTCCTGTGCTGGCCAGTGACCCTGACTCCGTGCATTGGTGCCTTTCTCCATCGGGAGATTTTTTTTGTGGCCTCGGCATACCGTGTGTTGTGCCGGACGCCGGCGATTAAGTGGGTCGCACCACTTTGGAAGGCGCCTCTTCCCTTGAAGATTAATTTTTTTTGTCTGGCAATTGTTGAGGGATTGCCTCCTATCTGGGACGGAGATGCTCAAGCGACATGGCCCGGGTTATGGGTTGTGCCCCTTGTGTGGCGTTCTGGAAAATGGGAGCCCCTCAGGCTTGAGTGCGAGGTGTCGGATCATGCCGGCTTCTTTCAGACCAGACTGATGTAGACCGGAAGGCAAAGACGCGTCTTCTGGCTAATCTTTGTGGCGCTTTCTTGGACAGTATGGACGATACATAATAGGATGGTGATGGAGGGGGTCTTTTCTGCGACGTGCCTCTGACTCTTTCTTCAAATTTCTTGCGTTCCTGCAGCACTGGCGCCTGCTGGCTAGACAACGGGATCATGAGTGCCTAGGCCGGATGCTGGATGCATTACAGGCTACGGCATGTCGACTAGCTTCGCCGGCGACCTCTTGATGTGACGACCACTTGGTGGGATTTTTTATGCCTTCTCTTGTGTTTTCTTTGGGCTTGCTTGTGATGTGGCCCCAACAGACTATGTGTGTCGGTGTGTTGCTACTCTTTGTTGGACTGGTTGGTTGCTTTATTTACAAAGGAGGGCAAAAGCCTATTTTGAGATATTTTGGAGTAATTATGTATGAGAGGGAGATCCAATGATCCGAACCTTATGGATCACCACCCTTATGTATGCGATGGAGATCATGGAGTAATTATGTATGTTCATCTTTGTAGTTTTGGTCTTTAGGCATGATGTTAATTACATATTGATACTAAGGTAGGATATAATTACTTACTTTTTTGAgtagtttggattgcttaccacatgtgtcatgtGGTAAATAATTACTTACTTAGCATTGGCATATATATTAGGTATGCTATTAATTAGAAAAAGATGCTAAATGTGTTTTTGCTAAACACACGAGTGGCGTAGACTGTTTGATAGATGAGGTTTAAACGGATGAGATGTGTTAGATCTCCGCAACTCTCTCTTTTTATAGTGATATCTCGTATATATTGACATGGATAGGAGTATTTTATGAAGATAAGACTGATCTTCGTTTGAGGAAACCGCCTCTGATCAGATCATTGTATCAACGTTGTAGAAGGAGAAGACGCCAATGGTGGAAGGCCTTGCTCCTACGCTCCACATGGCATTGCTCCTCGGGCTTGGAGTCTTTGTCTCCATCATTGCAAGTAATAAACTCTGTCTCTCCTCCGATCCTGCAAGTAATTTCTATACTCTTCAAATACATATGTGCTGCCTAAAACACTGTGCATCTTGTGGTGGAAGCTCTGTCGCTCGCCATACAAATTTTGGCGTTATCACCTGCCCAGCCCTACTATAGTCTCTACTGTTTGTAGGTTTTGTCACTAGGCTTACAGGTAGGAAGAAGATAGCTGAACTAGTAAGTTCGCATATTGCTCCTGGTGCACGTTGGTCAATGTTTTCATATTGATTGTAATTAGGGCTCGTGTAATGCTATTATCTTAAAAGTGCGTGTATGATAATTGATGAGTTCGAAGATTGAGAGAGAAAAGAGggattttttttgtgaaaaaaaggtTTATCTTCTGTATAAAGATAAGAAACGAGGTACTATTATCTTGTACGAACGTATATTACGGGAACAACATTTTGTGATGCCATTTAAATTCGGTTTTACAAAGTTGTCATTTTTGTTTCAATAAACCCTTCATGTGTACGTACTGCAGATCTTGTTGTGGTTTTAATTGACACCTGCTCCTATATACAATCTGTAAGGTACGACTACTGCTACTGCACGAGGGGCCTCGGTGGGCGTGTGCTACGGCATGAGCGCCAACAACCTGCCGCCCGCGAGCACCGTCGTCACCATGCTCCGCGACAACGGCATAACGTCGGTGCGCCTCTACGCACCGGACAGTGCAGCGCTGGCCGCCCTCGGAGGCACCGGCATCAGCGTCATGGTCGGCGTGCCCAACAACGTCCTCGCCGACCTGGCCACCAGCGCGCCCGCGGCTGCCGCGTGGGTCCGCGCCAACATCCAGGCCCACCCGGCCGTCTCATTCCGGTACCTCGTCGTCGGCAACGAGGTCGCCGGGGGTGACACGCGGTACGTGGGACCTGCCATGGAGAACGTCCACAGCGCGCTTGCGGCGGCCGGCCTGGGCGGCGCCATCAATGTCACGACGGCGATATCGCAGGCGACCATCGCCGTACATGTCCCGCCGTCCGCCGGCGAGTTCACCGACAAGTCCAAGCCGTTCATGCTCCCCGTGCTGCAGTTCCTGCAGCGCACAGGGGCGCCGCTCCTCGCCAACCTATACCCGTACTTTGTCTACACGTACAAGGCCGCCGGCGACATGGACATCAGCTTCATGCTGTTCACGGCGCCGGGGACGGTGGTGCAGGACGGGAACTACGGGTACCAGAACATGTTCGACGCGACGGTGGACGCGCTGCACGCGGCGGGGGAGCGGCTCGGGGTGAGCGGCGTGGACGTAGTGGTGTCGGAGACGGGATGGCCGTCGGCGGGCGGCGAAGCGGCGTCGGTGGAGAACGCGAGGACGTACAACCAGAACCTGGTGAACCACGTGTGGAAGGGCACGCCGCGGCGGCCGTGGAAGGTGGAGACGTACGTGTTCGCCATGTTCAACGAGAACCTCAAGGAGAACGGCGTGGAGCAGAACTGGGGCCTCTTCTACCCGAGCACCGACAGGGTCTACCCCATCACCTTCATTTGAAATTGATCTCGTACGTCGTCCGTGTCCATGTAGGAGCCCATGGTCACAAGGATGTATATGTCAAATAAATGGCGTCTGTATGTCCGTGCATGGCTTCGTGACTTATACTTGTGCCGCCCACCTATAACAAAGCTCGCACGGAGGCTTCGAGAGGAACGGGGTCAGCCGTTCCAAGTGGGCGACTTCCGGCGATTGTCCGGCGACTGGCGTGATGCCGTCTTCTTCCTCCCCGGTGCAGTTCCCCTTCCTCCTCTGATGTCCTTTCTCCATCCCTTGTTTCCCCTGAACTCCATTTGCTCCATCTCTCTTATCCATACCTGTTGCCTCTCCCAGATCCCCTTTTCTTGTTTCCTCTCTTCAACCAAACTCTTGGCCGGCGTCACTCATCCCTCCTGGATCCAACGTTGCCGCTCCTCCTTCTTTGATCTTCTGTTTCCCTGCTTCTTACAGCCTAGCATCTCTTCGTTCAAAATCGGTACGTCATCCCCGCCATCTTCTTTCCTGTCCTTGTCGTCGATCTCCCCTCACCATCCATTCCCCATCCTTCTCCAGTGCTCAGTATTCCAGTTCGTCCCTGTGCCCCGCCCTTTCCTCTCCACCTGAATCCTAGCGAGGCTTGCTGCTGGCTCTCCCCAACCTCTGCTGCTTGGCTGATTTTTCTAGTTTCCTCCATCAATCAACCCATATCATCAAATAGGTTGGCTGCCAAATCGCCTGTTTAGAAAGGGTTATCGTGTTGGATCGAGCATCTGTGCCAGCCATTAAGACTATTTTGGAGCCATGAAGCTAATTGCGCTGATTTTTAGAGTGGATCTCAGGAGTGGTCAGTTGGAAGAGGATATGAAATTTGATGCTGAAACAGACAGGAATATGACAGATTCTTTTTAGCCTCGGACGCCATGAAAGCGATAGCTTGGAATTGTCGGGGTATGGGTCAGGGTCTTGGCATTGATCGTATCCTTTTCCTGGCTAATTTGATCCGTTCTACTAGAGCCCAGGTAACCTTTGTTTCTGAGATCAAATCTTCTAAGGTTCGATCAATTGATCTTGTTAATAGGTTTGATGTTGCTAATAGCTTTGTTGTTCCTTCTAGAGGTGCTTCCGGTGGGCTATGGCTTATGTGGAATGATGAACTCAAAGTTTCTGTTCATAGTGCCTCTTTTCACTATATTCTAGCTAATGTACTTCATCTAGCTTCAGGTGTCCACTTTTGCTTGATTTGTATATATGGTGACCCCTATCATAGGCAGACTAGTACTATCTGGAGTCAAGTTGCTGCTTTTGTGTATGATAACCTGGGGAAGCCCATGATGTGTATGGGTGATCTTAATGACATTTTGTATGATACAGATGGTTGTAATGGTACCATTAATTATTATCGTTTGTCTGCTTTTCGTTCTCTTGTTAAAAATTGTGGTTTTTTTGATATTGGTTTCAGTGGTCCTGCATACACTTGGCGTAACAAACAACAtacggctaatcctatttatagacgcCTAGATCGATGCCTGGTTAACTCTGACTGGTGTATGCATTATCCTAATACAAAAGTGCTTAATCTTCCTATTATTCTCAGTGACCATGCTCCCATTCTTGTCTCCACTGATGGTAATTTTGTTAAGCCTAGGCAAACTTTTAAATTTGAAAACTGGTGGTTACTTGAGAAAGATTTTAGCAATTTCGCTAAATCTGCCTGGAATAATTGTACATCTCACTCCTTTGCAACAAAGTCATCTTCTTTGGCAGGTTCTTTGAAAAAGTGGTGCAAGAAGAAAAAGCCTCTTCAGCAAGAACTTTTGGAACTTGAATCAAGTATCAATCAGATTCAGCAGCTTCCTTTGCAGCAGCAAAATCATACTTTGGAAGGCTCTCTCACTCTTAGGTATGAACAAACTCTTTCCAAACTTAATCAGTTTTACAAACAAAGAAGTAAAAAGGGTTGGGCTATGGCTGGTGATCGCAATACTAAATTTTTTCATCAGGCCGTGatcaaaagaagaaaaaggaatacTATTTATTCTGTTAAGGATGAGAATGACGTGATTCATTTTAAGCCTAGTGCTATCACTAATACTTTTGTCAACTATTTTAGATACATCTTCTCCTCGCCTAACAATGACATTGGAAGACCTTTTCTCAATACTCACTTGCCTGTCAACTCTTTGGATCCTACTTATTTTCTGCCTGATAAAAATGAAGTTTTGCAGATTCTTAAAGAGATGAAGTTGAACGCTTCTCCAGGTCCGGATGGTTTTAATGTGGAATTTTATTTGGCTGCTTGGGATTGGATAGGGGAGGAGGTCACTCAACTTGTGATTAACTTTTATCAAACTGGTATTTTACCTCCCCACATTAATGATACCAATATTGCTTTAATCCCAAAGAAGTTAGTTCCTCAGGTTCCTATGGATTATCGTCCCATTAGCCTTTGTAATGTTGTTTATAAAATCATTGCAAAATCGCTAGCTAATAGAATTAAGCCTCATCTTCCGGACTATATTGATCCTGCTCAGCAAGCCTTTATTGAGGGTAGAAGAATTAGTGACAACATTATTATTGCTCAAGAGATTACTCACTCTTTCTCTCTTGCTTCGTGGAATCATCATGCTTTCATGCTAAAAATAGATCTGGCTAAAGCTTTCGATCGCTTAGAGTGGAACTTCATTGTGTCTGCGCTTGCACGTAAAGGGCTGCATTGTCATTTCATTAATTTGGTTCATGCGTGCATTTCTTCACCTACTTTCTCTGTGCTTGTTAATGGGCAGCCTTCGCATAAATTTAGAAGTTTCAGAGGTATTCGTCAAGGCTGTCCCATGTCGCCTTATTTGTTTGTTATTGCTATCAATGAATTGTCTATTGCTCTCAATGAAGCTCTTGCTGCTCAAAATCTTCAAGGAATTTCGCTTGGACCAAATTGCCCTTCTATTCATTCTCTGTTGTTTGCAGATGATTTGTTGGTTTGTGGTCAAGCCACTATTCAGGAAGCCAATGCTATGGCTCAGCTCATTCACCACTTTTGTTCTATTTCATGTCAAACTCCAAACTGGCCCAAGTCTGCCATTCTTTTTAGTTCTCGAGTTAGCCAACCTACAATGCAGGAGATTAAGCAAGTTTTTCCTGTTTCCTCCTTGGATACCAATTTCACCCATCTTGGTCATCCGCTTATTCTTCCTGCTAAAAATAGAACTGTCGCCTATAACTTTGTTCTTGATAAATT contains:
- the LOC119282343 gene encoding lichenase-2-like isoform X1 encodes the protein MVEGLAPTLHMALLLGLGVFVSIIASTTTATARGASVGVCYGMSANNLPPASTVVTMLRDNGITSVRLYAPDSAALAALGGTGISVMVGVPNNVLADLATSAPAAAAWVRANIQAHPAVSFRYLVVGNEVAGGDTRYVGPAMENVHSALAAAGLGGAINVTTAISQATIAVHVPPSAGEFTDKSKPFMLPVLQFLQRTGAPLLANLYPYFVYTYKAAGDMDISFMLFTAPGTVVQDGNYGYQNMFDATVDALHAAGERLGVSGVDVVVSETGWPSAGGEAASVENARTYNQNLVNHVWKGTPRRPWKVETYVFAMFNENLKENGVEQNWGLFYPSTDRVYPITFI
- the LOC119282343 gene encoding lichenase-2-like isoform X2 translates to MVEGLAPTLHMALLLGLGVFVSIIARASVGVCYGMSANNLPPASTVVTMLRDNGITSVRLYAPDSAALAALGGTGISVMVGVPNNVLADLATSAPAAAAWVRANIQAHPAVSFRYLVVGNEVAGGDTRYVGPAMENVHSALAAAGLGGAINVTTAISQATIAVHVPPSAGEFTDKSKPFMLPVLQFLQRTGAPLLANLYPYFVYTYKAAGDMDISFMLFTAPGTVVQDGNYGYQNMFDATVDALHAAGERLGVSGVDVVVSETGWPSAGGEAASVENARTYNQNLVNHVWKGTPRRPWKVETYVFAMFNENLKENGVEQNWGLFYPSTDRVYPITFI